The following coding sequences are from one Rhabdothermincola sediminis window:
- a CDS encoding cob(I)yrinic acid a,c-diamide adenosyltransferase: MRIYTRKGDDGTTGLYFGGRVAKDSALPTAYGTVDEAQAFIGLARAEAEPGSELDQLLVAIERDLWVLMADLATDETNRAKLVAGETLVTDAMVASLERRIDDLSARFTMPSEFVVPGGNRVAAALDVARTVVRRAERDSLAAAAPGSRVVAYLNRLSDLLWTMARWQEGDSLTARAVAPLAGEAEKGA, translated from the coding sequence ATGAGGATCTACACCCGCAAGGGCGACGACGGGACGACCGGCCTGTACTTCGGTGGCCGGGTGGCGAAGGACTCCGCCCTCCCCACGGCTTATGGAACCGTGGACGAAGCCCAGGCGTTCATCGGCCTGGCGAGGGCCGAGGCAGAGCCGGGATCCGAGCTCGATCAGCTCCTCGTGGCCATCGAGCGCGACCTGTGGGTGCTGATGGCGGATCTCGCCACGGACGAGACCAACCGGGCGAAGCTCGTCGCCGGGGAGACCCTCGTGACCGACGCCATGGTGGCGAGCTTGGAGCGCCGGATCGACGACCTGAGCGCGCGGTTCACGATGCCGTCCGAGTTCGTGGTGCCGGGCGGGAATAGGGTGGCGGCTGCGCTGGATGTGGCTCGCACCGTCGTACGGCGGGCGGAGCGCGACAGCCTGGCCGCCGCCGCGCCCGGCTCGCGGGTGGTCGCCTACCTCAACCGGCTGAGCGACCTGCTGTGGACCATGGCCCGCTGGCAGGAGGGCGACTCGCTCACCGCCCGAGCTGTGGCGCCTCTCGCCGGTGAGGCCGAGAAGGGAGCGTGA
- the metH gene encoding methionine synthase: MTSSYVEAVRNRVVIYDGAFGTGVQSRELTAEDFGGSELEGCNEILAITRPDVIAELHAGFLEVGVDVLETCTFGAFGVPLAEYGIADRAYELNLAAARIAREVASDYSTPDHPRWVAGSMGPGTKSPTLGQIGFAELRDLYEIQARALIEGGVDLLLMETHFDLLCVKASLLGARRAMAALGREVPVQLQVTMEVTGRMLLGTEIAAALGTLEPLRPDVIGINCATGPAEMSEHLRHLSQHARTPIACIPNAGLPSVVDGKMHYDLSPADLAEHHARFITELGVTVVGGCCGTTPEHLRAVVERCRDLEPARREPTHEPGATSIYSLVPFEQDTSFLIIGERTNANGSKKFREAMLAGDWDVCVQMARDQIKEGAHVLDVCVDYVGRDGRVDMDELVSRLATQASAPLVLDSTEPPVMEAGLQRFGGRAILNSANLEEGDGPGSRFDRVMTLARQYGAAVICLLIDEEGQARDVEWKMRVAHRIHDLAIERYGLEPSDLIFDALTFPLSTGDEDLRGDAMATIEAIRRIKAELPGVYTTLGVSNVSFGLKPAARHVLNSVFLHECVQAGLDSAIVHAAKIMPLNRIPDDQREVSLDLIYDRRRPDYDPLQQLLAIFEGVEEVTTEREDRSGWPVEQRLSQRIIDGDRDGLPDDLDEALAKGIPALEIINDILLAGMKVVGDLFASGEMQLPFVLQSAETMKAAVAHLEPHMERAAGSSGKGRIVLATVKGDVHDIGKNLVDIILTNNGYEVHNLGIKVGIAEMIEKALEVGADAIGMSGLLVKSTLIMRENLEELNARGLTDIPVLLGGAALTRSYVERDLREVYEGRVFYGKDAFEGLWVMDRLGEIKRTGVDDDPDWGRVPSASKVPARSATAVLEVDPATLPARSPEVTTDNPVFVPPFLGSKVVKGIPLDDIAAYLNETALFRNQWQFRPQKGESDGDFKARIRPTLREQLAKAKAGDVLVPQVVYGYFPANAEGQDLIIWKDESRSAEWMRFRFPRQSTEPWLCIADFFRPVDSGEADFAAFHIVTMGPRVSELTAELFATDRYQEYLLLHGLGVEMAEALAEYWHRRIREEWGFAAEDGPTLAGLFRQQYRGGRYSWGYPACPDLEDNVKVAELLDAGRIGIAVSEETGFQYQPEQTTSAIICHHPQAKYFVAR; encoded by the coding sequence GTGACGAGCAGCTACGTGGAAGCCGTACGGAACCGGGTCGTCATCTACGACGGGGCGTTCGGCACGGGGGTCCAGTCCAGGGAGCTCACCGCGGAAGACTTCGGGGGCTCCGAGCTGGAGGGCTGCAACGAGATCCTCGCCATCACCCGGCCCGACGTCATCGCCGAGCTGCACGCCGGGTTCCTGGAGGTGGGCGTCGACGTCCTCGAGACCTGCACGTTCGGCGCGTTCGGGGTGCCGCTGGCCGAGTACGGCATCGCTGACCGGGCCTACGAGCTCAACCTGGCTGCGGCCCGCATCGCCAGGGAGGTGGCCAGCGACTACAGCACCCCTGACCACCCTCGTTGGGTGGCCGGCTCGATGGGACCGGGCACCAAGTCGCCCACGCTGGGACAGATCGGCTTTGCGGAGCTGCGCGACCTCTACGAGATACAGGCCCGGGCGCTCATCGAGGGCGGCGTCGACCTGCTCTTGATGGAGACCCACTTCGACCTGCTGTGCGTCAAGGCATCGTTGCTCGGTGCTCGGCGGGCGATGGCGGCGCTGGGCCGCGAGGTGCCCGTCCAGCTCCAGGTCACCATGGAGGTCACCGGGCGCATGCTGCTCGGCACGGAGATCGCCGCCGCGCTCGGCACCCTCGAACCGCTCCGGCCCGACGTCATCGGCATCAACTGCGCCACGGGTCCGGCGGAGATGAGCGAGCACCTGCGGCACCTGTCGCAGCACGCCCGCACCCCCATCGCCTGCATCCCCAATGCGGGACTGCCGTCGGTGGTCGACGGCAAGATGCACTACGACCTCTCCCCCGCCGATCTGGCCGAGCACCATGCGCGGTTCATCACCGAGCTCGGCGTCACCGTGGTCGGGGGCTGTTGCGGGACGACCCCGGAGCACCTGCGCGCGGTCGTCGAGCGCTGCCGGGACCTCGAACCGGCTCGGCGCGAGCCCACCCACGAGCCGGGGGCGACCTCGATCTACTCGTTGGTCCCCTTCGAGCAGGACACGTCCTTCCTCATCATCGGCGAGCGCACCAACGCCAACGGTTCGAAGAAGTTCCGGGAGGCGATGCTGGCCGGCGACTGGGACGTGTGCGTCCAGATGGCCAGGGACCAGATCAAGGAAGGTGCGCATGTGCTCGACGTGTGCGTCGACTACGTGGGACGTGACGGCCGGGTCGACATGGACGAGCTGGTGTCGCGCCTGGCGACGCAGGCCAGCGCGCCACTCGTGCTGGACTCCACCGAGCCGCCAGTGATGGAGGCTGGGCTCCAGCGCTTCGGTGGTCGGGCCATCCTGAACTCCGCCAACCTCGAGGAGGGAGACGGACCTGGTTCGCGATTCGACCGGGTCATGACGCTGGCCCGCCAGTACGGCGCGGCGGTGATCTGCCTGCTGATCGACGAGGAAGGCCAGGCGCGCGACGTCGAGTGGAAGATGCGCGTCGCCCACCGCATCCACGACCTGGCCATCGAGCGCTACGGCCTGGAGCCCAGCGACCTGATCTTCGACGCGCTGACCTTCCCGCTCTCCACCGGCGACGAGGACCTTCGTGGCGATGCCATGGCCACCATCGAGGCCATCCGGCGGATCAAGGCGGAGCTCCCCGGCGTGTACACCACCCTCGGGGTGTCGAACGTCTCCTTCGGCCTCAAGCCCGCGGCCCGCCACGTGCTCAACTCGGTGTTCCTCCACGAGTGCGTGCAGGCGGGCCTGGACTCTGCGATCGTCCACGCGGCGAAGATCATGCCGCTGAACCGCATCCCCGATGACCAGCGGGAGGTCAGCCTCGACCTGATCTATGACCGTCGCCGACCGGACTACGACCCGCTCCAGCAGCTGCTCGCGATCTTCGAGGGCGTCGAGGAGGTGACGACCGAGCGCGAGGACCGCTCGGGCTGGCCGGTCGAGCAACGGCTCTCGCAACGCATCATCGACGGGGACCGCGACGGGCTCCCCGACGACCTCGACGAGGCGCTCGCCAAGGGGATCCCCGCGCTCGAGATCATCAACGACATCCTCCTGGCCGGCATGAAGGTCGTCGGGGACCTGTTCGCCTCCGGCGAGATGCAGCTGCCGTTCGTCCTGCAGTCCGCCGAGACCATGAAAGCCGCCGTCGCCCACCTCGAACCGCACATGGAGCGCGCCGCCGGCAGCAGCGGCAAGGGCCGCATCGTCCTCGCCACCGTCAAGGGTGACGTGCACGACATCGGCAAGAACCTCGTCGACATCATCCTCACGAACAACGGGTACGAGGTGCACAACCTCGGCATCAAGGTCGGCATCGCCGAGATGATCGAGAAGGCCCTGGAGGTGGGCGCGGACGCCATCGGGATGAGCGGGCTGCTGGTGAAGAGCACGCTCATCATGCGCGAGAACCTCGAGGAGCTGAACGCCCGCGGGCTGACCGACATCCCTGTCCTGCTGGGCGGAGCGGCCCTGACCCGCAGCTACGTCGAGCGCGACCTGCGCGAGGTCTACGAGGGTCGAGTCTTCTACGGCAAGGACGCGTTCGAAGGGCTCTGGGTGATGGATCGGCTGGGTGAGATCAAGCGCACCGGCGTCGACGATGACCCGGACTGGGGTCGGGTGCCCTCCGCGTCGAAGGTGCCGGCCCGATCCGCCACCGCGGTGCTCGAGGTCGATCCCGCGACTCTGCCGGCCCGCTCACCCGAGGTGACCACCGACAACCCGGTGTTCGTGCCGCCGTTCCTCGGCTCGAAGGTGGTGAAGGGAATCCCGCTGGACGACATCGCGGCGTACCTCAACGAGACCGCGCTGTTCCGCAACCAGTGGCAATTCCGGCCGCAGAAGGGTGAGAGCGACGGGGACTTCAAGGCCCGCATACGGCCGACGCTGCGCGAGCAACTGGCGAAGGCCAAAGCCGGTGACGTGCTGGTCCCACAGGTGGTCTACGGCTACTTCCCCGCAAACGCCGAGGGGCAGGACCTGATCATCTGGAAGGACGAGAGCCGCTCGGCGGAGTGGATGCGGTTCCGGTTCCCCCGCCAGAGCACCGAGCCGTGGCTGTGTATCGCCGACTTCTTCCGGCCTGTGGACTCGGGGGAGGCCGACTTCGCCGCGTTCCACATCGTGACGATGGGTCCCCGGGTCAGCGAGCTGACCGCCGAGCTGTTCGCCACCGACCGCTACCAGGAGTACCTGCTGCTGCACGGTCTCGGGGTGGAGATGGCCGAGGCGCTCGCCGAGTACTGGCATCGCCGGATCCGGGAGGAGTGGGGCTTCGCCGCCGAGGACGGCCCCACACTGGCGGGCCTGTTCCGCCAGCAGTACCGGGGTGGTCGTTACTCGTGGGGGTACCCCGCCTGCCCGGACCTGGAGGACAACGTGAAGGTGGCCGAATTGCTCGACGCGGGGCGGATCGGCATCGCGGTCAGCGAGGAGACCGGCTTCCAGTACCAGCCCGAACAGACCACCTCGGCGATCATCTGCCACCACCCGCAGGCCAAGTACTTCGTGGCCCGCTGA
- a CDS encoding leucyl aminopeptidase → MAVSFEHRRTVPAGVDVVVVGVPSDRLESAGVPVEALTGQGFEGKVDQVATIVRDDGTTQVFVGVGPSAEVDVLGVRRAAAIAARACARRRSVALTLPELLPTEDRVAAIEAIVEGSLLAGYRFVRYKSDPSPVGLERLVLVDGTSVDGDDREAAVQRGRRVAEAVALARDLVNTPGGELTPALFAEAAVEVAERENLQVTVLGPDEIAEAGLGGLLGVNRGSTNPPRFVELTYEPDDPQGSLALVGKGITFDSGGLSIKTAEGMMTMKDDMGGAAAVLGAFSALAAVAPRCRVSGYLPLTDNMSGGDATRPGDVLKIRNGKTVEVLNTDAEGRLILADALSLASEARPDAIVDLATLTGAVEVALGNRIAGLMGNDLHWIDEVRAAAERVGERVWPLPMPDEYRPRLDSEVADLRNISKTKDAGTITAAMFLREFVGAGIPWAHLDIAGVAWWGDAAEADVSPGGTGWGVRTLLELARTFRSES, encoded by the coding sequence ATGGCTGTCTCGTTCGAGCATCGCAGGACGGTCCCCGCCGGCGTCGACGTCGTCGTGGTCGGCGTGCCGAGCGATCGGCTCGAGTCGGCCGGTGTGCCGGTGGAGGCCCTCACGGGGCAGGGCTTCGAGGGCAAGGTCGACCAGGTGGCGACGATCGTGCGCGACGACGGCACCACGCAGGTGTTCGTCGGCGTGGGCCCCTCCGCCGAGGTCGACGTGCTCGGGGTGCGCCGTGCTGCCGCGATCGCCGCCCGGGCGTGTGCCCGGCGGCGCTCCGTAGCGCTGACCCTGCCGGAGCTGCTGCCCACCGAGGACCGGGTGGCGGCGATCGAGGCGATCGTCGAAGGCAGCCTGCTCGCGGGCTACCGGTTCGTCCGCTACAAGTCCGATCCCTCGCCGGTGGGGCTGGAGCGACTGGTTTTGGTGGACGGCACGTCGGTGGACGGCGACGACCGCGAGGCCGCCGTGCAGCGGGGCAGGCGGGTGGCAGAGGCGGTCGCGCTGGCACGCGACCTGGTGAACACCCCTGGCGGGGAGCTGACCCCGGCGCTCTTCGCAGAGGCCGCGGTCGAGGTGGCCGAGCGGGAGAACCTGCAGGTCACGGTGCTCGGCCCCGACGAGATCGCCGAGGCGGGGCTCGGGGGGCTGCTCGGGGTGAACCGAGGTTCGACGAACCCGCCCCGGTTCGTGGAGCTGACCTACGAGCCGGACGACCCGCAGGGCTCGCTGGCCCTGGTGGGCAAGGGCATCACCTTCGACTCCGGTGGGCTGTCGATCAAGACCGCCGAGGGCATGATGACCATGAAGGACGACATGGGCGGCGCCGCCGCGGTGCTCGGCGCGTTCTCGGCCCTGGCGGCGGTGGCCCCGCGCTGCCGGGTCAGCGGCTACCTGCCGCTGACCGACAACATGAGCGGGGGTGACGCGACCCGGCCGGGTGACGTGTTGAAGATCCGCAACGGCAAGACGGTGGAGGTGCTCAACACCGACGCCGAGGGCCGACTCATCCTCGCGGACGCCCTGTCACTCGCCTCCGAGGCTCGGCCGGACGCCATCGTCGACCTCGCCACCCTCACTGGGGCGGTGGAGGTCGCGCTCGGCAACCGCATCGCCGGCCTGATGGGGAACGACCTGCACTGGATCGACGAGGTGCGCGCTGCCGCGGAACGGGTGGGGGAGCGGGTGTGGCCCTTGCCGATGCCCGACGAGTACCGGCCCCGGCTCGACTCGGAGGTGGCCGACCTGCGGAACATCTCCAAGACCAAGGACGCCGGCACGATCACGGCCGCGATGTTCCTCCGGGAGTTCGTGGGAGCGGGGATCCCCTGGGCGCATCTCGACATCGCGGGCGTGGCCTGGTGGGGTGATGCCGCCGAGGCCGACGTCAGCCCCGGCGGCACCGGTTGGGGGGTTCGGACGCTGCTGGAGCTGGCGAGGACCTTCCGCAGCGAGTCCTAG